CTCATATTATAATTGCATATACTCGGCTAGAAATCAAAGGACAAATTGAAAAATAATTCCAGACAATGCGTAATGAAACAATTAAACGCGTATTTGCTGATTTGGAGTCTGCACAACAAGACGAAGTCCTAAGCCGTGGTGTGAGGGGACGGGGGTTAGTCACCCCCTCCTACTCGATTACCTCATTCTCGTAAATAATCCCAGCCGCTCAATCCGCTCCGCTGCCTTGAGCAACGTCTCCTCAGAACTGACCAGTCCTGCGCGGACATAGCCTTCACCATGGGGACCAAAGCCGATTCCTGGAGCCACTACAATGTGACTTTCCTCAAGCAAGAGATCGGCAAAAGAGGCAGAATCAAATCCATCAGGAACGGGCAGCCAGGCAAAGAAAGATCCCTGTGGCGGCTGAACGTCCCAGCCGATGTCTTGCAGGGCACTGATGAAGGTGTCACGCCTTCTTTGATAGGTCTCCCGCAACTGGTCAACACATTCTTGGCTGCTTAACAGGGCGACAGCTGCTGCTTCCTGGATCGCACCAAACAAACTGCAATGGTAGTGATCTTGAATGAGCTCTATCGCTTCAATAACACTCTGGTTGCCCACAGCAAAGGCGATGCGCCACCCGGCCATGTTATAGGTTTTGGACAGCGTGTAAATCTCTATGCCCACCTCTTTGGCTCCAGGGATTTGTAAGAAGCTGAGGGGCTGGTGCCCGTCATAGGCAATGGCCCCGTAGGCGAAATCATGAACAACACAGATCTGATGTTGACAGGCTAAGGCCACGGCTTCCTCAAATAAAGATTGGACGGCGACAGCCGCAGTCGGATTATTGGGATAGTTAAGAAACATCAGTTTGGCTTTTTTCAGGTGGAAAGGTGAAAGCTGGCTGAAGTCCGGTAAAAAGCAGCGTTCCGCTGTCAGGGGCATCATTACCATTTCTCCGCCGGCAAGAGCGATCCCCGACCAATAATCGGGATAGCCCGGATCAGGGACAAAGGCAACATCACCAGGGTTGAGCAAGCATTGGCTCACTTCGACCAGCCCTGCTTTTCCTCCCAACAATATGGCCACCTCTGTCTCTGGATCGAGATGCACATGGTACTCCCGCTCATAAAATTGGGCGACCGCCTCTTTTAAAAACGGGTGGCCTTTAAAAGGTGAGTAGCGGTGATATAAAGGATTTTCAGCTGCCTTCTTTAAAGCAGCAACAATATGGGGAGGCGTAGGCAGGTCAGGATTGCCTTGCCCCAGGTTAATCACATCATAGCCTTGCTGTACATAGCGGGCTGCTTTTTGGGTCAATTTGGCAAAAAACTGCTCCGGCAAGTTTTTGAGGGTCTGAGAAGGTTCAAAATGCATGAAATCTCTCACTTCCTTATGCCAATCTTGCTTCATCTATTGTAATTGAGAACTATAATATATTGTAATTGAGAACTATAATACGCCGGATAGCTTGGATTGTAAAGGGGTTTTAGAGACCAATTGTATTGACAATAATGAAAGTTTTGTACTAGAATCCCTACAAAACGTCCAAACAAGTGAGTCACAAGTTGGAAAGGAGTTTTCACGGTGAAAGTGGCTGCGGTTCAGTTTGAAATTCGGGATGAGGAAACAAAGGAAGAGCGAATCGAACGGATGGCTCGTCTTTTATCTGGCCTGAAGGGATATGACCTGATTCTCTTGCCGGAAATATGGGCGACGGGATACTTTTCGTTTGAACGTTACACGAAAGAGGCTGAACCCCTTAAGGGCCCCTTTTTTCAACGTATGGCCCAGATGGCTCAACAGTTGAGCAGTGTGTTGTTTGCCGGCAGCTTTGTGGAGCAAGAGGGAAAGAACTACTACAATACCAGCCTGTTGTTTGATGCCAACGGGGAATTACTGGCTACCTACCGGAAAATCCATCTCTTTCGCTATGGCTCAAAGGAAGGGGAGTTATTAACCCGTGGAGAAGAAGTAAAGGCGGTCAAAACCAGAGTGGGCTGTGTCGGCTTGTCCACCTGCTATGATTTGAGATTTCCCGAGCTGTACCGGCAGCAAGTGGAGTTAGGAGCCGAACTGTTGTTGGTCACCTCTGCCTGGCCCCACCAGCGCTTGGCACACTGGCAATTGTTCAATGCGGTCCGGGCTTTGGAAAATCAGTGCTTTTTAATTTCTTGCAATTGTGTTGGCTATACTCATAACGTCTTGCTTGGCGGGCACAGCCAGGTGGTTGATCCCTGGGGAGTGGTTCGGGCGCAGGCAGGTGAACAGGAAACCGTCTTAACGGCAGAGATTGACCTGGCTGAAGTGAAACGGGTGCGGGAGCACTTTCCCCAGCTGAAACACCGGGTATTGCGTGCTTAAAAACGGGTTTAAACTTGGTTAAAGCTGATGCTTTGAGCCGGGTGAGAATGCTAAATTAGAATTAACAAAAATCGCTGAATAATAGTGAACACTATTTACCATAACATTTCTCTCCCAGTATCATATCACTGGAAACATCAAAACGGTTGGGAGAGGAAAATATGAATAAAATGGAAAGGTGGAACATGTACCTGGAGATTCAACAGCTAAAGAAACTGGGACTTAACAAATCGCAAATTGCCAGACGATTAGGGATTAGCCGCAATACAGTTTACAAATATATCAATATGACACCTGAAGCATTTGAAGATATGTTGGAACACATCAAAGTGAGACAAAAGAAAACAGATCCATGATTGGATTAAGGAGAGATATCCTGACCTTACGGTCGGTGAAAGTACCGTCAGGTGCTATGTTAGTCAACTGAGAAAGGAGTATAATATTCCAAACATAAAGGTGACCCGGCAATATGAAGCGGCCCTCGACCCGCCTATGGGACAACAAATGCAAGTTGACTTTGGTCAGGCCACTGTCAGAAATACGTTTCATCAACCTCAGAAGCTGTGGTTTATGGCTTATGTATTATCCCATTCCCGTTACAAATTTATGTATTGGCTGGACCGTCCCTTGACAACAGCAGATGTCATTCAGGTTCATGAACAAGCTTTCGCCTTTTACGGCGGTCTTCCTCAAGAAATTGTTTATGATCAAGACCATCTCATCTTAGTGAGTGAAAATGGCGAAGATCTTATTTACACCAAAGAATTTGCCAATTATCTGGCGTACAGGTCGTTTAAAGTGTACATGTGCAAAAAAGGCGACCCGGAAAGCAAAGGAAAAGTGGAAAACGTTGTTGGCTATGTGAAAAAGAACTTTGCCCGTCACCGGACCTATTACAATCTGGCCCAATGGCGTGAAGACTGTCTGGCCTGGTTTGAGCGAACAGGCAATGGCAAAGTGCATCAGACAACCAAAAAATACCGGCCGAAGTGTTCCAACAGGAACATCTTTACCTTCGCTATGAGAGATCAATTGCAAAAGATACAGGAAGTCATGAACCAAGCTAACTCTCATTCTGGAGTGATTGGACAAGCTTTAGCCTACTGTCTGACATACCAACTGTACAGTGTAGAGCCTCTAGCGATGCAGTGCAACATTTTATGCAACAAGCAAAGGAACAACAAGCACAGCAGCAAGAACATCAATCCGAAATCAAACCCATCATGCTCGGACATCAATCGTATTCGCAAGTGAAAGCAGAAATTCGAGATCGAAACATAGCTTGAAGTTGTTCATCCTGAAACATTGACGACGGACAACTTGGACGAGGGATCGATCAGTATTCGGGTGGTCTATGGCGAGGTGGCCCTTCTGTTTACCGGTGATGCCGGACAAGCATCAGAGCAGGAGATGATCGCCAGAGGACATCAACTTCAGGCTGATATTTTTCAGCTTGGCCACCACGGCTCCAGCACTTCCAATGGGGAAGAATTTCTGCAGGCGGTAAAGCCCAAGGTGGCCATTTATTCGGCGGGACAAGATAATTCTTATGGGCATCCACACAGGGAAGTGGTTCAGCTCATCTCTTCTTGAATATCTCCTTGTACGGAGCAGCGGAACATGGCACCATCTGGGTTATCACTGATGGTGCTGAGTTCAGTGTCGACTATGAGAGGAGGTGATTTGATGGACGACCATAAGGTAAAAGCAGTTGTGGACCGCATTGAGGACAGGTATGTAGTTTTACTGATGGGTGAAGAGGAGAAAGAACCGCACGTTCCCCTGGAGCAGGTGCCTGGGGAACTGCAAGAGGGGGAATGGGTGATTGCCACTTTGAGTGCTCAGCAAGAGGTGATCAGTTTAAAAACAGATAAGGAAGAGACCGAGAAAATAGGAACAAGGATCCAGGAAAAGGCAAAACATTTGAAGCAGCGGATGGCCAGCCGCTTTAAAAAATAAGGACTATGCCCTCACGTCCTCTGTCTGAAAGCAGCATTAAGTTGCCCCCTTAACATTTCCCGGCGCAATTCTTCTTGATTTTTCTGTTTTTCCATGCGGCGAATCTCATAGGTCCGCCAACCATCTTCCATTTTTTCTGCGATATTCACCAAACGTTCCACGTCGAGAAACGAATACTTGCGTGTCCCACCCTTCGACCGCTCGGGGAAGATCAGTTTCCTTTCTTCATAATAACGAATTTGGCGGGGGGATAACCCTGTTAATTCACTGACGATGCCAATGGGCATCACTTTTTTTGTTTTATAGGACATGTTGTCTCACCTCTGAATCAGCTCTATTTCGGTTTATGTTTATGATAGCAAAAAAGGAGGGAGGACGTACTATTTTTGTCAGAAAATCTAACAAAAACTTTGTCACAAAACCCCGCTGAAGCAAGTGGATTAAGCATAAATAAAAAAATGTGTAAGATAAGCTTACACAAAAAACTATACCTATTATCCCAAATTTCGAAAGTAAGTTATCATTTTGAATGTAAAAAAGGTGTCCCATCTTTGGTAGAATGGTGTTTGTGAGAACAACATCACCCAAAGAAAGGAGCATCCTTAGGGTGAAGTCTACCACAAACATCTCAAAAATGAAATCCGAATTTACTTAACGTTTGTTCCAAACTTCCTGATAAAGTAAGTTTGCAACTGTTTGTTCGGGGCTTCAAAAATGGTTTCAATCAGCTCCTCGATCAGATCATGTCTTAACTCTCCATTTTCTCTGCATATTCTGCTTGTTCCGCTTTCCCTTGCCTCGGTGATAACCATCGCTGCTCCTGCTTGCCATATACTCAATCCACCTGGAAGGATGGAGATCCCGGGATCGCTTTTGGTCCTTATATCCCACTTCACTGAAAACGGTGAACTCATGAGCAAAATCAGCAATGAAACTGGCTTTATCCCTGTTGCTCAGCGGAACCGTGCCATTTGAGATCTCAACATGCTGGCAGCCGTGCTGGAGGCAGAAATGATAATAATCCGTTACTTTTTTCTGCAGCAGGAACTTCTCAAACAAAGTTCCCCCAAAAAAGTAAGCCACGTT
The sequence above is a segment of the Caldalkalibacillus thermarum genome. Coding sequences within it:
- a CDS encoding pyridoxal phosphate-dependent aminotransferase, translating into MHFEPSQTLKNLPEQFFAKLTQKAARYVQQGYDVINLGQGNPDLPTPPHIVAALKKAAENPLYHRYSPFKGHPFLKEAVAQFYEREYHVHLDPETEVAILLGGKAGLVEVSQCLLNPGDVAFVPDPGYPDYWSGIALAGGEMVMMPLTAERCFLPDFSQLSPFHLKKAKLMFLNYPNNPTAAVAVQSLFEEAVALACQHQICVVHDFAYGAIAYDGHQPLSFLQIPGAKEVGIEIYTLSKTYNMAGWRIAFAVGNQSVIEAIELIQDHYHCSLFGAIQEAAAVALLSSQECVDQLRETYQRRRDTFISALQDIGWDVQPPQGSFFAWLPVPDGFDSASFADLLLEESHIVVAPGIGFGPHGEGYVRAGLVSSEETLLKAAERIERLGLFTRMR
- a CDS encoding carbon-nitrogen family hydrolase → MKVAAVQFEIRDEETKEERIERMARLLSGLKGYDLILLPEIWATGYFSFERYTKEAEPLKGPFFQRMAQMAQQLSSVLFAGSFVEQEGKNYYNTSLLFDANGELLATYRKIHLFRYGSKEGELLTRGEEVKAVKTRVGCVGLSTCYDLRFPELYRQQVELGAELLLVTSAWPHQRLAHWQLFNAVRALENQCFLISCNCVGYTHNVLLGGHSQVVDPWGVVRAQAGEQETVLTAEIDLAEVKRVREHFPQLKHRVLRA
- a CDS encoding helix-turn-helix domain-containing protein, which translates into the protein MNKMERWNMYLEIQQLKKLGLNKSQIARRLGISRNTVYKYINMTPEAFEDMLEHIKVRQKKTDP
- a CDS encoding DDE-type integrase/transposase/recombinase; amino-acid sequence: MQVDFGQATVRNTFHQPQKLWFMAYVLSHSRYKFMYWLDRPLTTADVIQVHEQAFAFYGGLPQEIVYDQDHLILVSENGEDLIYTKEFANYLAYRSFKVYMCKKGDPESKGKVENVVGYVKKNFARHRTYYNLAQWREDCLAWFERTGNGKVHQTTKKYRPKCSNRNIFTFAMRDQLQKIQEVMNQANSHSGVIGQALAYCLTYQLYSVEPLAMQCNILCNKQRNNKHSSKNINPKSNPSCSDINRIRK
- a CDS encoding ComEC/Rec2 family competence protein; protein product: MTTDNLDEGSISIRVVYGEVALLFTGDAGQASEQEMIARGHQLQADIFQLGHHGSSTSNGEEFLQAVKPKVAIYSAGQDNSYGHPHREVVQLISS
- a CDS encoding DUF3006 domain-containing protein, with translation MDDHKVKAVVDRIEDRYVVLLMGEEEKEPHVPLEQVPGELQEGEWVIATLSAQQEVISLKTDKEETEKIGTRIQEKAKHLKQRMASRFKK
- a CDS encoding MerR family transcriptional regulator, whose protein sequence is MSYKTKKVMPIGIVSELTGLSPRQIRYYEERKLIFPERSKGGTRKYSFLDVERLVNIAEKMEDGWRTYEIRRMEKQKNQEELRREMLRGQLNAAFRQRT